A portion of the Zootoca vivipara chromosome 6, rZooViv1.1, whole genome shotgun sequence genome contains these proteins:
- the OSGIN1 gene encoding oxidative stress-induced growth inhibitor 1, translating to MLHAHLEQSSAKPLPVVIIGNGPSGICLSYLLSGNIPYVRRSPVHPNPILQRKLEETPEVSILDQDIEYLSEGLEGRSSSPVALLFDALMRPDTDFGGTADSVLAWSHQPDRAIPHLVLGKNLPGGAWHSIEGSMFTLSQGDWMGLPDLQFKDWLSKKKRGFRNNRATAGDIVQYYQYYVAKKGLKKNFRCGTLVTSIKKLSVDVDSCYNSQDPRDSSSTWEAQTNTQVDSGSLFQVDGFLTTVSGTQPFSVYAENVVLATGTYDSPSRLGVKGEHLPFVHHTLSALEEAVKNKEIGMMSDPILIVGAGLTAADAILFAHHCNIPVIHAFRRRVNDPALIFNQLPKTMYPEYHKVHQMMKEQAIPYPGPYECYVSLPEHHIVTFTEDRKCIFCDKSGHQKIHNISMAFVLIGSNPNLTYLPNNGVDLAVDCEQPVSSKRNPIDVDPFTYESVHEKGLYAMGPLAGDNFVRFVQGGALAVASSLLKKANPNPP from the exons GAAACGGCCCCTCGGGGATCTGCTTATCCTACCTACTGTCTGGTAACATTCCCTATGTCCGAAGGAGCCCTGTTCATCCAAATCCCATTCTGCAAAGGAAACTGGAAGAGACACCTGAAGTTTCCATCTTAGACCAG gATATTGAGTACCTATCTGAAGGTCTGGAAGGGCGATCCTCCAGCCCAGTTGCTCTCCTTTTTGATGCCCTGATGCGTCCAGATACTGATTTCGGTGGGACTGCAGATTCGGTCCTTGCTTGGTCACATCAACCTGACAGAGCCATTCCTCATCTGGTTCTTGGCAAAAACCTTCCTGGAGGAGCCTGGCAT tctATCGAGGGATCCATGTTCACACTGAGCCAGGGAGACTGGATGGGGCTTCCTGACCTGCAGTTCAAAGACTGGTTGAGTAAGAAGAAAAG GGGCTTCAGAAATAACAGGGCAACTGCAGGAGACATAGTCCAGTATTATCAGTACTATGTGGCAAAGAAAGGGTTAAAGAAAAACTTTCGCTGTGGAACCCTTGTGACGTCTATAAAGAAACTGAGTGTGGATGTAGACTCCTGCTacaacagtcaagatccaagagACTCTAGCTCCACATGGGAAGCACAAACCAACACCCAGGTAGACAGTGGGAGCCTCTTCCAGGTTGATGGGTTTCTCACGACGGTCAGTGGTACACAGCCCTTCTCTGTGTATGCGGAAAATGTGGTTTTGGCCACAGGGACATACGACAGCCCATCCCGCTTAGGGGTGAAAGGGGAGCACCTTCCATTTGTCCACCACACGCTCTCCGCCCTTGAAGAAGCTGTAAAGAACAAGGAGATTGGCATGATGTCTGACCCGATCCTGATTGTTGGCGCTGGGCTCACTGCGGCAGACGCCATTCTCTTTGCTCACCATTGCAACATCCCAGTGATCCACGCCTTCCGCAGGAGGGTCAATGACCCAGCCCTCATCTTCAACCAGCTCCCTAAGACAATGTATCCCGAGTACCACAAAGTCCACCAGATGATGAAAGAGCAGGCCATCCCTTACCCGGGGCCATATGAATGCTATGTCAGCCTTCCTGAGCACCACATAGTCACCTTCACAGAGGACAGGAAATGCATCTTTTGCGATAAGAGCGGCCACCAGAAAATACACAACATCTCCATGGCGTTTGTCCTCATCGGCTCCAACCCTAACCTAACCTACCTGCCCAACAATGGTGTGGACTTGGCGGTGGACTGTGAGCAGCCGGTCAGCTCCAAGAGGAACCCCATTGATGTTGATCCCTTTACCTACGAGTCTGTCCATGAGAAGGGACTCTATGCCATGGGGCCATTAGCTGGGGACAATTTTGTGCGGTTTGTGCAAGGCGGTGCTTTGGCGGTGGCCAGCTCTCTGCTGAAGaaggccaaccccaaccccccataA